From the Montipora capricornis isolate CH-2021 chromosome 2, ASM3666992v2, whole genome shotgun sequence genome, one window contains:
- the LOC138022343 gene encoding polyamine-modulated factor 1-like: MAAEIEDSGSVSQLSTSPSLKESSTFEKRTEIEGRRMESFRKVMNKCLDKIMAAGSQEKFNRCFTSIRERNPLEFKSIVEQLMQQLRSNIEKEIDLMIKQEDLVYFFNELDYIVEDSVKGKSQPAWRPSGNPRKDLCDHVMQVKLAYKTQITSMLEKLEEENEKLTSDVLQKREKLVDTEKQLVENTEHLREAAAYCTENPLHKLQEQCMLLNSNTQMK, encoded by the exons atggcggctgaaaTAGAGGATTCCGGATCCGTGTCGCAGTTAAGTACTTCTCCGTCCTTGAAAGAGAGTAGTACCTTTGAGAAACGGACTGAAATTGAGGGAAGACGAATGGAATCATTTAGAAAAGTAATGAACAAGTGTTTGGATAAAATCATGGCTGCTGGAAG CCAGGAGAAGTTCAATAGATGTTTTACTTCCATCAGAGAAAGAAATCCCCTGGAATTTAAAAGTATCGTTGAACAGCTTATGCAGCAACTACGGAGCAATATTGAG AAGGAAATTGATTTGATGATAAAGCAAGAAGATCTGGTATATTTCTTTAATGAGCTAGATTACATTGTTGAAGATTCTGTTAAAGGAAAGTCACAGCCTGCATG GAGACCTTCAGGAAATCCCAGGAAAGATCTCTGTGATCATGTTATGCAAGTCAAACTTGCCTACAAGACTCAAATAACAAGCATGCTTGAAAAG TTAGAAGAAGAGAATGAAAAGTTGACAAGTGATGTTTTACAAAAGAGAGAAAAGCTGGTAGACACTGAAAAACAGCTGGTTGAAAATACCGAACACTTAAGAGAG GCAGCAGCATATTGTACAGAAAACCCTTTGCATAAGCTGCAGGAACAATGCATGCTCCTAAATAGCAACACACAGATGAAGTGA